The following are encoded in a window of Flavobacteriales bacterium genomic DNA:
- a CDS encoding helix-turn-helix transcriptional regulator produces the protein MAESNINWKGLKDASVVVQLGKELRRMRLERNQSQAEVAQRAGLDRTTVVKLEAGRAATLQTLVQVLRAMDRLELLDAFHQEPQPTPYMLVEAQEKYLKQQRKRAGRKKPDVLPPKPKSTW, from the coding sequence ATGGCTGAAAGCAACATCAACTGGAAGGGCCTGAAGGATGCCTCTGTCGTGGTGCAACTGGGCAAGGAGCTGCGGCGCATGCGGCTGGAGCGCAACCAGAGCCAGGCCGAGGTGGCCCAGCGCGCGGGCCTGGACCGCACCACCGTGGTGAAGCTGGAAGCCGGTCGCGCCGCCACGCTGCAAACCCTTGTGCAGGTGCTGCGCGCCATGGACCGCCTGGAGCTGCTGGATGCCTTCCACCAGGAGCCGCAGCCCACGCCCTACATGCTGGTGGAGGCGCAGGAGAAGTACCTGAAGCAGCAGCGCAAACGCGCGGGTCGCAAGAAGCCCGATGTGCTGCCGCCCAAACCCAAGAGCACATGGTAA
- a CDS encoding antibiotic biosynthesis monooxygenase, which translates to MSASDRMFTVIYTFRVKGGQEEAFQQSWAHITEHYKRTRGSLGSRLHRDQDGTFVAIALWPDRQHWEAPGPPDTPALAAARSTMRDACEEIRTRYELEVVQDLWQRAST; encoded by the coding sequence GTGAGCGCAAGCGATCGCATGTTCACCGTCATCTACACCTTTCGTGTGAAGGGCGGCCAGGAGGAGGCGTTCCAGCAGAGCTGGGCCCACATCACTGAGCACTACAAGCGCACGCGCGGCAGCCTGGGCAGCCGCCTGCACCGGGACCAGGACGGCACCTTTGTGGCCATCGCCCTATGGCCCGACCGCCAGCACTGGGAGGCTCCCGGACCGCCTGACACGCCGGCATTGGCCGCCGCGCGCTCCACCATGCGCGATGCTTGCGAGGAAATCCGGACCAGGTACGAATTGGAGGTCGTCCAGGACCTTTGGCAACGCGCATCAACATGA
- a CDS encoding type II toxin-antitoxin system HipA family toxin, whose amino-acid sequence MVTHATVKLWGQPVGLVVWNEQEHRAEFQYDRRFSRGKLEVAPLMMPLSEANGGEHVFAFGNLRDETFRGLPGLLADSLPDRFGDQLMNAWLMTQGRQPGTANPVERLCYTGVRGMGALEFEPAHHELEAPGESLQVEELVNMAGQVLDTRKQFATRKSKGKEEALLDIIRVGTSAGGARAKAIVAYNAKTGEVRSGQVEGLEGFTYCLIKFDGVTADALRDPLGFGRIEYAYHLMAVACGVEMMPCRLLEEHGRAHFLTQRFDRVRDAKGNLHKLHMATLCGVAHMDYNDPVAYSYEQAFGVMRQLGLPYPAAAQLFRRMCFNAIARNHDDHTKNISFLMDPQGEWHLSPAYDVTFAYNPGNMWLKQHQLSINGKRLDITRADLLAVAKDMNIKKAEAIIDEVKAGVKRWKTFTKKAEVNAKQVEAIGKLHLVKL is encoded by the coding sequence ATGGTAACCCACGCGACGGTGAAGCTCTGGGGCCAGCCCGTGGGCCTGGTGGTGTGGAACGAGCAAGAGCACCGCGCGGAGTTCCAATACGACCGCCGGTTCTCGCGCGGCAAGCTGGAGGTAGCCCCCCTGATGATGCCGTTGAGCGAGGCGAACGGTGGCGAGCATGTCTTCGCCTTCGGCAATTTGCGCGACGAAACCTTCCGCGGGCTGCCGGGCCTGTTGGCTGACAGTCTGCCCGACCGCTTCGGCGATCAGTTGATGAACGCTTGGCTGATGACGCAGGGCCGTCAGCCGGGCACGGCGAACCCCGTGGAGCGGCTGTGCTACACCGGCGTGCGCGGCATGGGCGCGCTGGAATTCGAGCCGGCGCACCACGAGCTGGAGGCACCGGGCGAATCGCTACAGGTGGAGGAACTGGTGAACATGGCCGGGCAGGTGCTGGACACGCGCAAGCAATTCGCTACGCGCAAGTCGAAGGGCAAGGAGGAGGCGCTGCTGGACATCATCCGCGTGGGCACCTCGGCCGGTGGCGCGCGGGCGAAGGCGATCGTGGCGTACAACGCGAAGACAGGCGAGGTGCGAAGCGGGCAGGTGGAAGGGCTGGAGGGTTTCACCTACTGCCTGATCAAGTTCGATGGGGTGACCGCCGATGCCCTACGGGATCCGCTCGGCTTCGGCCGGATCGAGTACGCCTACCACTTGATGGCTGTGGCGTGCGGCGTGGAGATGATGCCCTGCCGGCTCTTGGAGGAGCACGGTCGCGCACACTTCCTCACGCAGCGTTTCGACCGCGTACGCGACGCCAAGGGCAACCTGCACAAGCTGCACATGGCCACGCTCTGCGGCGTCGCGCACATGGACTACAACGATCCCGTGGCCTACAGCTACGAACAGGCCTTCGGGGTGATGCGCCAACTGGGCCTGCCCTACCCCGCCGCCGCGCAACTGTTCCGCCGGATGTGCTTCAACGCCATCGCCCGCAACCACGACGACCACACGAAGAACATCTCCTTCTTGATGGACCCGCAGGGCGAGTGGCACCTGAGCCCTGCCTACGACGTGACCTTCGCTTACAACCCCGGCAACATGTGGTTGAAGCAGCACCAGTTGAGCATCAACGGCAAGCGGCTGGACATCACGCGCGCCGATCTGCTGGCGGTGGCGAAAGACATGAACATCAAGAAGGCGGAGGCGATCATCGATGAGGTGAAAGCCGGCGTGAAGAGGTGGAAGACCTTCACGAAGAAGGCGGAGGTGAATGCGAAGCAGGTGGAGGCGATCGGGAAGCTGCACCTGGTGAAGCTTTGA
- a CDS encoding peptidylprolyl isomerase, which yields MRITKNTVVSFHYTLNDADGKTLDSSAGRDAFAYIHGGGMIVPGLEEQLEGKQAGDSLQAVVPPEKGYGTIDPQLLHKVPEDRFGGQKVEAGMQFQAGEQGEMGVFTVVAVEDGHVVLNGNHPLAGVTLHFNVDITNVREATQEELDHGHVHGPGGHHH from the coding sequence ATGCGCATCACCAAGAACACCGTCGTCTCCTTCCACTACACCCTCAACGATGCCGACGGCAAGACACTGGACTCCAGTGCAGGCCGTGATGCATTCGCCTACATCCACGGCGGTGGCATGATCGTGCCGGGTCTGGAGGAGCAATTGGAAGGAAAACAAGCCGGGGATTCCCTGCAGGCCGTGGTGCCGCCCGAGAAGGGCTACGGCACCATCGATCCGCAACTGCTGCACAAGGTGCCGGAGGACCGTTTCGGTGGCCAGAAGGTGGAGGCGGGCATGCAGTTCCAGGCCGGTGAGCAGGGTGAGATGGGTGTCTTCACCGTAGTGGCCGTGGAGGATGGGCACGTGGTGCTCAACGGCAACCATCCATTGGCGGGCGTTACGCTCCATTTCAACGTGGACATCACCAACGTGCGTGAGGCCACCCAGGAGGAACTCGACCATGGCCATGTGCATGGCCCCGGGGGACATCATCATTGA
- the scpA gene encoding methylmalonyl-CoA mutase, with translation MSGEKLFGAFPPATREQWEAVILKELKGAELASLNVHVDGVETSPFHLASDGGSLGSRRRGVERAGNPWRATVGIDAAGPRANKLALEAMMGGADALEFYGKPTDLDVLLQDVWVGAIDLSLDGDTAILDQLLALHRKQGTPDAEVSMCLGLPHDADVRALKDKVVPHPRIRLFSVSDGAARSSTEALQQGRALLSHLLAQGYAIDDACARLQFRLHLGDDLFVEAARLRAFREAWAAVVDAFKPLHDCSHTTWIQAVVFYPDETKSAHENLIRATLQAISAVTGGCDGLTIPTPHLPEGEVLARRIVRNIHNLLRDESFLGRVADPIGGSYTVEKLTDVLVKELVVGSRLSVVSGGRTTDNEQLTTGLPNREELPLKSFYTRVDLDGMEHLHFAAGIPPYLRGPYGSMYAIRPWTIRQYAGFSTAEASNAFYRRNLAAGQMGLSVAFDLATHRGYDSDHPRVKGDVGKAGVAISSVEDMKILFDSIPLDKMSVSMTMNGAVLPIMAFFIVAAEEQGVPPEQLQGTIQNDILKEFMVRNTYIYPPGPSMRIVGDIFSYCAKKMPKFNSISISGYHMHEAGAPADLELAYTLADGIEYVRTGIAAGMQVDEFAGRLSFFWGIGMDLFMEVAKMRAARLLWAKMLKEVGATNPKSLALRTHCQTSGWSLTAQDPFNNIARTTVEALAAVLGGTQSLHTNSLDEAIALPTDFSAKIARDTQLYLQKNSGITKFIDPLGGSYYVESLTHELVHKAWARIKEVEELGGMSKAIETGLPKMRIEEAAAKRQARIDTGKDRIIGVNAFVTEDETKMELLEVDNSAVRESQIARLKKMKEARDEKKVKEALEALTRAAVVGSQLSVVELPTTQPDNQQPTTGNLLDIAVTAARARATLGEISDALEKAFGRYHAVPRAIGGVYSAVAMEDPEMKEAMRLADEFAKAEGRRPRILVAKMGQDGHDRGAKVIATSFADIGFDVDIGPLFQTPQEVAKQAIENDVHVLGISSLAGGHKTLVPEVIKELRETYKRPDILVVAGGVIPPNDYEFLKQAGCFDVYGPGTKIPVAAKGIINELRKR, from the coding sequence ATGAGCGGTGAGAAATTGTTTGGCGCCTTCCCCCCCGCCACACGCGAACAATGGGAGGCGGTCATCCTGAAGGAACTCAAGGGCGCGGAGCTCGCGAGCCTGAACGTGCATGTGGATGGCGTGGAGACGTCACCCTTCCATTTGGCGAGTGATGGCGGGTCCTTGGGCTCGCGGCGCCGGGGGGTGGAACGGGCTGGCAATCCCTGGCGCGCCACCGTGGGCATTGACGCGGCAGGACCACGTGCGAACAAGCTCGCCTTGGAAGCCATGATGGGCGGTGCGGACGCGCTCGAGTTCTATGGCAAGCCCACCGACCTGGATGTTCTACTCCAAGACGTGTGGGTCGGCGCGATCGATCTGTCACTGGATGGCGATACGGCGATACTGGACCAGTTGCTCGCTCTTCACCGCAAGCAGGGGACACCGGATGCCGAGGTGAGCATGTGTCTCGGTCTACCGCACGATGCGGATGTCCGTGCGCTGAAGGACAAGGTCGTCCCCCACCCGCGCATCCGGCTCTTCAGTGTCAGCGATGGGGCCGCACGCAGCTCCACCGAGGCGCTTCAACAAGGTCGCGCACTCCTCTCCCATCTGCTGGCCCAAGGCTATGCGATCGATGATGCCTGCGCCCGTCTGCAGTTCCGCCTGCACCTCGGCGACGACCTCTTCGTGGAAGCCGCCCGGCTGCGCGCCTTCCGCGAGGCATGGGCTGCTGTCGTGGACGCGTTCAAGCCTCTGCACGATTGCTCGCACACCACATGGATCCAGGCCGTCGTCTTCTACCCTGATGAGACGAAGTCGGCGCATGAGAACCTGATCCGCGCCACACTGCAAGCCATCAGCGCGGTCACCGGCGGCTGCGATGGGCTCACCATCCCCACACCGCATCTGCCCGAAGGTGAGGTACTGGCACGCCGCATCGTCCGCAACATCCACAACCTGCTGCGCGATGAGAGTTTCCTGGGGAGAGTGGCGGATCCCATCGGGGGGTCGTACACCGTGGAGAAGCTGACGGATGTGCTGGTCAAGGAACTGGTTGTCGGTTCTCGGTTGTCAGTTGTCAGTGGCGGCCGGACAACGGACAACGAACAACTGACAACTGGACTCCCCAATCGCGAAGAACTCCCCCTCAAGTCCTTCTACACCCGCGTTGACCTTGACGGGATGGAGCACCTGCACTTCGCCGCCGGCATCCCACCCTACCTGCGCGGGCCTTACGGCAGCATGTACGCCATCCGACCGTGGACCATCCGGCAGTACGCTGGTTTCAGCACGGCCGAAGCGAGTAATGCTTTCTACCGCCGCAACCTCGCCGCCGGGCAGATGGGCTTGAGCGTCGCGTTCGATCTTGCCACGCACAGGGGCTACGACAGCGACCACCCGCGGGTGAAAGGCGATGTGGGCAAGGCGGGCGTGGCCATCAGCAGCGTGGAGGACATGAAGATCCTCTTCGACAGCATCCCGCTGGACAAGATGAGCGTGAGCATGACCATGAACGGCGCCGTGCTGCCCATCATGGCCTTCTTCATCGTGGCGGCGGAAGAGCAAGGTGTTCCACCCGAGCAGTTGCAAGGCACCATCCAGAACGACATCCTGAAGGAGTTCATGGTGCGCAATACCTACATCTATCCGCCGGGGCCCAGCATGCGCATCGTGGGCGACATCTTCAGCTATTGCGCGAAGAAGATGCCCAAGTTCAACAGCATCAGCATCAGCGGCTACCACATGCACGAGGCGGGTGCGCCCGCGGATCTGGAACTCGCCTACACGCTGGCCGATGGCATCGAGTACGTGCGTACGGGCATTGCAGCAGGCATGCAGGTGGATGAGTTCGCCGGGCGCCTCTCGTTCTTCTGGGGCATCGGCATGGACCTCTTCATGGAAGTGGCCAAGATGCGCGCGGCACGCCTGCTTTGGGCGAAGATGCTGAAGGAGGTGGGTGCCACCAACCCGAAGAGCCTCGCGCTGCGTACCCACTGCCAGACCAGCGGCTGGAGCCTCACTGCCCAGGATCCGTTCAACAACATCGCGCGCACCACGGTGGAAGCGCTCGCCGCTGTGCTCGGTGGAACGCAATCGCTGCACACCAACTCGCTCGACGAGGCGATCGCATTACCCACCGACTTCAGCGCCAAGATCGCGCGCGACACGCAGCTCTACCTGCAGAAGAACAGCGGCATCACCAAGTTCATCGATCCGCTCGGTGGCAGCTACTACGTGGAAAGCCTCACGCACGAGCTGGTGCACAAGGCCTGGGCGCGCATCAAGGAAGTGGAAGAGCTCGGCGGCATGAGCAAGGCCATCGAGACCGGTTTGCCGAAGATGCGGATCGAAGAGGCCGCCGCGAAGCGTCAGGCCCGCATCGACACCGGCAAGGACCGCATCATCGGCGTGAACGCCTTCGTGACGGAGGATGAGACGAAGATGGAATTGCTGGAGGTGGATAATAGTGCGGTGCGGGAGTCGCAGATCGCGAGGCTGAAGAAGATGAAGGAGGCGAGGGATGAGAAGAAGGTGAAGGAGGCGTTGGAAGCGTTGACGAGGGCAGCGGTTGTCGGTTCCCAGTTGTCAGTTGTCGAGCTACCGACCACCCAGCCTGACAACCAACAACCGACAACTGGCAACCTGCTCGACATAGCAGTAACCGCAGCCCGTGCCCGCGCCACCTTGGGAGAGATCTCCGATGCCCTCGAAAAAGCCTTCGGCCGCTACCACGCCGTGCCGCGTGCCATCGGCGGTGTTTATTCAGCCGTTGCCATGGAAGACCCTGAGATGAAGGAGGCCATGCGCCTCGCCGATGAATTCGCCAAGGCGGAAGGTCGCCGCCCGCGCATCCTCGTGGCCAAGATGGGCCAGGACGGTCACGACCGCGGCGCCAAGGTGATCGCCACCAGCTTCGCCGACATCGGCTTCGACGTGGACATCGGCCCGCTGTTCCAAACGCCGCAGGAAGTGGCGAAGCAGGCCATCGAGAACGACGTGCATGTGCTGGGCATCAGCAGCCTCGCCGGTGGTCACAAGACCCTGGTGCCCGAAGTGATCAAGGAACTGCGCGAGACCTACAAGCGCCCCGACATCCTCGTGGTGGCCGGCGGTGTGATCCCCCCGAACGACTACGAATTCCTCAAGCAGGCCGGGTGCTTTGATGTGTACGGGCCGGGGACGAAGATCCCGGTGGCGGCGAAGGGGATCATCAACGAACTTCGTAAGCGATGA
- a CDS encoding SRPBCC domain-containing protein — protein MMKRDTIVERTLLIDAGPATIWKALTDPQVTKLYLEGWQARSTWKVGAPLLWFENVEGTEHLRAQGTVMAMIPGRRLRYTRLLTDGKLPDVPASYTTVDIVLDEERDGRTRVQLWHGDFAGLPHDVRRARAAGRVWVESLVGLKRVTEEMQTQKAA, from the coding sequence ATGATGAAGCGAGATACGATAGTTGAGCGGACACTGCTGATCGACGCGGGACCTGCGACGATCTGGAAAGCGTTGACCGATCCCCAGGTCACCAAATTGTACTTGGAAGGCTGGCAGGCCAGGAGCACATGGAAGGTCGGTGCGCCCCTGTTGTGGTTCGAGAACGTGGAGGGAACGGAACATCTGCGCGCCCAAGGCACCGTGATGGCCATGATCCCGGGACGGCGCTTGCGCTACACGCGGCTGCTGACCGACGGCAAACTGCCGGATGTGCCTGCGAGCTACACCACGGTGGATATCGTGCTGGATGAGGAACGCGACGGACGTACACGCGTGCAGCTCTGGCATGGCGACTTCGCCGGTTTGCCCCACGATGTGCGCAGGGCGCGGGCGGCGGGGCGGGTCTGGGTGGAATCGCTGGTGGGCCTGAAGCGGGTGACCGAGGAGATGCAGACGCAAAAAGCGGCCTGA
- a CDS encoding DUF523 domain-containing protein has translation MVPRPTHFPPDAFYQRPRPTTEKPLVVMLSACLGGIHCGVDGGTNGDHASLRNWLVRPEVRLVRFCPEDHSFGTPRMTPDSHGGNGFDVLDGLARSCAEDGSDWTEGMIGGAFAMRDLALREGVELAILMDMSGACGSTVTYLGSRFLETKVYQRGPGVAAAALIRAGIPVISQRDDRSLRMLRDLLDGTHLLTDECDHWEKAWYQNHFAG, from the coding sequence ATGGTCCCAAGGCCCACGCACTTCCCACCGGACGCATTCTATCAGCGACCCAGGCCCACCACGGAGAAGCCCTTGGTGGTGATGCTCAGCGCCTGCCTCGGTGGCATCCACTGTGGTGTGGACGGCGGCACCAACGGCGACCACGCGTCTTTGCGCAATTGGCTGGTGCGGCCCGAAGTGCGGCTGGTGCGGTTCTGCCCTGAGGACCACTCCTTCGGCACACCGCGCATGACGCCTGACAGCCATGGTGGCAACGGCTTCGATGTGCTCGATGGCCTGGCGCGCTCATGTGCAGAGGATGGTTCCGACTGGACGGAAGGCATGATCGGCGGAGCGTTTGCCATGCGCGACCTGGCCCTGCGCGAAGGCGTGGAGCTGGCGATCCTGATGGATATGAGTGGCGCGTGTGGCAGCACGGTGACCTACCTCGGTTCGCGCTTCTTGGAGACCAAGGTCTACCAACGTGGTCCGGGCGTGGCGGCCGCCGCATTGATCCGAGCAGGCATTCCGGTGATCTCGCAACGCGACGACCGTTCGCTAAGGATGCTGCGCGACCTGCTGGACGGAACACATTTGCTCACCGATGAATGCGACCACTGGGAGAAGGCGTGGTACCAGAACCACTTCGCAGGGTGA
- a CDS encoding Smr/MutS family protein, translating to MSKHKLDLHEIYNSGHELDRALREAMDHCEERGIDLLEIIPGKGSGQLKKKVLRFLQLPEVKRRYHRVDKDRDNFGRLFVRFRH from the coding sequence ATGAGCAAGCACAAGCTGGACCTGCACGAGATCTACAACAGCGGCCACGAGCTGGATCGGGCCTTGCGGGAAGCCATGGACCATTGTGAGGAGCGCGGGATCGACCTGCTGGAGATCATCCCCGGCAAGGGGAGTGGCCAATTGAAGAAGAAGGTGTTGCGCTTCCTGCAGCTGCCGGAAGTGAAGCGGCGCTATCACCGGGTCGACAAGGACCGTGACAATTTCGGACGCTTGTTCGTGCGGTTCAGGCACTGA
- a CDS encoding N-acetyltransferase, protein MTIEHQTGPTKGRFLMKEGEQVLGETTYSVAGTDKIIIDHTEGYPGSEGQGVGRKLVMAAVEYARAHGLKIIPLCPFARSVFDRNAAELADVRA, encoded by the coding sequence ATGACCATCGAGCACCAGACCGGCCCCACCAAAGGACGATTCCTGATGAAGGAAGGCGAGCAGGTACTGGGGGAAACGACCTATTCCGTGGCCGGCACGGACAAGATCATCATCGACCATACCGAGGGCTATCCGGGGTCGGAAGGCCAGGGCGTGGGCAGGAAACTGGTGATGGCGGCGGTGGAATATGCCCGCGCCCATGGCCTGAAGATCATTCCACTATGCCCGTTCGCCAGGAGCGTGTTCGACCGGAACGCGGCGGAACTGGCCGATGTGCGCGCCTGA